One genomic segment of Streptomyces sp. RKND-216 includes these proteins:
- the murA gene encoding UDP-N-acetylglucosamine 1-carboxyvinyltransferase: MSGTEDVLLVHGGSPLEGEIRVRGAKNLVPKAMVAALLGSGPSRLRNVPDIRDVRVVRGLLQLHGVTVGAGEEPGELVMDPSRVESADVGDIDAHAGSSRIPILFCGPLLHRLGHAFIPGLGGCDIGGRPVNFHFDVLREFGATIEKRADGQYLEAPQRLRGCKISLPYPSVGSTEQVLLTAVLAEGVTELSNAAVEPEIEDLICVLQKMGAIISVDTDRTIRITGVDRLDGYTHRALPDRLEAASWASAALATEGSVYVHGARQREMMTFLNTYRKVGGAFEIGDEGIRFWHPGGPLKAIALETDVHPGFQTDWQQPLVVALTQASGLSIVHETVYESRLGFTEALNQMGAHIQLYRECLGGMPCRFGQRNFLHSAVVSGPTKLQGSDLVIPDLRGGFSYLIAALAAQGTSRVHGIDLINRGYENFMEKLAELGANVERP, encoded by the coding sequence ATGTCCGGCACCGAAGATGTCCTGCTCGTCCACGGCGGTAGCCCGCTGGAGGGCGAGATCCGTGTCCGCGGCGCGAAGAACCTCGTGCCCAAGGCCATGGTCGCGGCGCTGCTCGGCAGCGGCCCGAGCCGCCTGCGCAACGTGCCCGACATCCGCGACGTGCGGGTGGTGCGCGGCCTGCTGCAGCTGCACGGCGTCACCGTGGGCGCGGGCGAGGAGCCGGGCGAACTCGTGATGGACCCCTCGCGGGTGGAGAGCGCCGACGTGGGCGACATCGACGCGCACGCCGGCTCCTCCCGCATCCCGATCCTCTTCTGCGGCCCGCTGCTGCACCGCCTCGGCCACGCCTTCATCCCGGGCCTCGGCGGCTGCGACATCGGCGGCCGCCCGGTGAACTTCCACTTCGACGTGCTGCGCGAGTTCGGCGCGACCATCGAGAAGCGCGCCGACGGCCAGTACCTGGAGGCGCCGCAGCGACTGCGCGGCTGCAAGATCAGCCTGCCGTACCCGTCGGTCGGGTCCACCGAACAGGTGCTGCTCACCGCGGTGCTGGCGGAGGGGGTGACCGAACTCTCCAACGCGGCGGTCGAGCCGGAGATCGAAGACCTCATCTGCGTGCTGCAGAAGATGGGCGCGATCATCTCCGTCGACACCGACCGCACCATCCGCATCACCGGCGTCGACCGGCTGGACGGCTACACCCACCGGGCCCTCCCGGACCGGCTGGAGGCCGCGTCCTGGGCGAGCGCCGCGCTCGCCACCGAGGGAAGCGTCTACGTCCACGGCGCCCGGCAGCGCGAGATGATGACGTTCCTCAACACCTACCGCAAGGTCGGCGGCGCCTTCGAGATCGGCGACGAGGGCATCCGCTTCTGGCACCCCGGCGGCCCGCTGAAGGCCATCGCGCTGGAGACGGACGTCCACCCGGGCTTCCAGACCGACTGGCAGCAGCCGCTGGTCGTGGCGCTCACCCAGGCATCCGGGCTGTCGATCGTGCACGAGACGGTGTACGAGTCGCGGCTGGGCTTCACGGAGGCCCTGAACCAGATGGGCGCGCACATCCAGCTCTACCGCGAGTGCCTGGGCGGCATGCCGTGCCGCTTCGGGCAGCGCAACTTCCTCCACTCCGCGGTCGTGTCCGGGCCGACGAAGCTCCAGGGTTCCGACCTGGTCATCCCGGACCTCCGGGGCGGGTTCTCGTACCTCATCGCGGCACTGGCCGCGCAGGGCACGTCGCGCGTACACGGCATCGACCTGATCAACCGCGGCTACGAGAACTTCATGGAGAAGCTCGCCGAACTCGGCGCCAACGTCGAGCGCCCATAG
- a CDS encoding HU family DNA-binding protein has product MNRSELVAALADRAEVTRKDADAVLAALAEVTGEVVSKGDEKVTIPGFLTFERTHRAARQARNPQTGEPIQIPAGYSVKVSAGSKLKEAAKGK; this is encoded by the coding sequence ATGAACCGCAGTGAGCTGGTGGCCGCTCTGGCCGATCGTGCCGAGGTGACCCGCAAGGACGCCGACGCCGTTCTGGCCGCTCTGGCCGAGGTGACCGGCGAGGTCGTCTCCAAGGGCGACGAGAAGGTCACCATCCCCGGCTTCCTCACCTTCGAGCGCACGCACCGCGCCGCCCGCCAGGCGCGCAACCCGCAGACCGGTGAGCCGATCCAGATTCCGGCCGGGTACAGCGTCAAGGTGTCGGCCGGCTCCAAGCTGAAGGAAGCCGCCAAGGGCAAGTAA
- a CDS encoding DUF3039 domain-containing protein codes for MSTLEPERGTGTGTLVEPTPQTSHGDGDHERFAHYVQKDKIMASALDGTPVVALCGKVWVPGRDPKKYPVCPMCKEIYETMGAGGKNGKDGDGKGGKK; via the coding sequence ATGAGCACTCTCGAGCCCGAGCGCGGGACCGGTACCGGCACTCTCGTCGAGCCGACCCCGCAGACATCGCACGGTGACGGCGACCATGAGCGGTTCGCCCACTACGTCCAGAAGGACAAGATCATGGCCAGCGCGCTCGACGGGACGCCCGTCGTCGCGCTCTGCGGCAAGGTCTGGGTGCCGGGTCGCGACCCGAAGAAGTACCCGGTGTGCCCCATGTGCAAGGAGATCTACGAGACCATGGGTGCCGGCGGCAAGAACGGCAAGGACGGCGACGGCAAGGGCGGCAAGAAGTAG
- a CDS encoding cold-shock protein: MAQGTVKWFNAEKGYGFIAQEDGGPDVFVHYSSINGDGYRSLEDAQRVEFEIAQGRKGPQAEQVRVLG, from the coding sequence ATGGCTCAGGGCACGGTCAAGTGGTTCAACGCGGAGAAGGGCTACGGCTTCATCGCCCAGGAGGACGGTGGGCCGGACGTCTTCGTCCACTACAGCTCGATCAACGGTGACGGATACCGGAGCCTGGAGGACGCCCAGCGCGTGGAGTTCGAGATCGCTCAGGGCCGGAAGGGTCCGCAGGCCGAACAGGTGCGCGTTCTCGGCTGA
- a CDS encoding YqgE/AlgH family protein, producing MTEVSSLTGRLLVATPVLSDPNFDRAVVLLLDHDEEGSLGVVLNRPTPVDVDDILEGWGDLAGAPGVVFQGGPVSLDAALGLAVVPTGNGDHGPNGPLTGAAGPRTGPERPVLDGAPDAAGGADPAPGADLAGDAAAEAADVLGGVTGPDAPRGPGDGPLGFRRVFGAIGLVDLDAPPELLAAELGSLRIFAGYAGWGAGQLEDELAEGAWYVVESEPGDVSSPAPEGLWRSVLRRQRSELAMVATYPDDASLN from the coding sequence ATGACCGAGGTGTCCTCCCTCACCGGGCGGCTGCTGGTCGCCACCCCGGTGCTGTCCGACCCGAACTTCGACCGCGCCGTCGTGCTGCTCCTCGACCACGACGAGGAGGGCTCGCTGGGCGTGGTCCTGAACCGCCCGACGCCCGTGGACGTCGACGACATCCTGGAGGGCTGGGGCGATCTCGCGGGCGCCCCCGGGGTGGTGTTCCAAGGAGGGCCGGTGTCGCTGGACGCGGCGCTGGGGCTGGCCGTGGTCCCCACGGGCAACGGCGACCACGGCCCGAACGGCCCCCTCACCGGCGCGGCCGGTCCCCGCACGGGCCCGGAGAGGCCGGTCCTCGACGGGGCGCCGGACGCCGCGGGGGGAGCGGACCCCGCGCCCGGAGCGGACCTCGCGGGCGACGCGGCGGCCGAGGCCGCGGACGTGCTGGGCGGCGTCACCGGCCCGGACGCCCCGCGCGGCCCCGGGGACGGCCCGCTGGGATTCCGCCGCGTCTTCGGCGCGATCGGCCTGGTCGACCTGGACGCGCCGCCCGAGCTGCTGGCGGCCGAACTCGGCTCGCTGCGCATCTTCGCCGGGTACGCCGGCTGGGGCGCGGGCCAGCTCGAGGACGAGCTCGCCGAAGGCGCCTGGTACGTCGTGGAGTCCGAGCCGGGCGACGTGTCCTCGCCCGCCCCCGAGGGTCTGTGGCGTTCCGTACTGCGGAGGCAGCGCAGCGAACTGGCCATGGTCGCGACGTACCCGGACGACGCCTCGCTGAATTAG
- a CDS encoding sigma-70 family RNA polymerase sigma factor, giving the protein MKDGAAHDDAHDDDALMRALYEAHAVPLYAFVLRLVGGDRHRAEDVVQETLLRAWRNAEKLHRGSPAALRPWLVTVARRIVIDGHRSRQARPHEVDPGPLESVPAADEIDRALRAMVISEAMADLTTAHRRALVETYLRGRSVAEAAEALGVPPGTVRSRVFYALRSLRLALEERGVTS; this is encoded by the coding sequence GTGAAGGACGGCGCGGCTCACGACGACGCCCACGACGACGACGCGCTGATGCGCGCCCTGTACGAGGCGCACGCCGTGCCGCTGTACGCGTTCGTGCTGCGCCTGGTCGGCGGCGACCGGCACCGCGCCGAGGACGTGGTGCAGGAGACGCTGCTGCGTGCCTGGCGCAACGCCGAGAAGCTGCATCGCGGCAGCCCGGCCGCGCTCCGCCCCTGGCTGGTCACCGTCGCCCGCCGCATCGTCATCGACGGTCACCGCAGCCGCCAGGCCCGCCCGCACGAGGTGGACCCCGGGCCGCTGGAGTCCGTGCCCGCCGCCGACGAGATCGACCGGGCGCTGCGGGCCATGGTGATCTCCGAGGCGATGGCCGACCTGACCACCGCACACCGGCGAGCGCTCGTCGAGACGTATCTGCGGGGCCGCAGCGTCGCCGAGGCCGCCGAGGCGCTCGGGGTGCCGCCCGGTACCGTGCGGTCGCGGGTCTTCTACGCGCTGCGTTCGCTGCGCCTGGCCCTGGAGGAACGGGGGGTGACGTCATGA
- a CDS encoding UvrD-helicase domain-containing protein codes for MGAQDTVDRADGRAADAEGVRERETRREQTHLDAVYRRLEEKIHEAEFLMDDAAKRGQVGTPGALAERDAQVFRAGIHLNRLNSEFEDFLFGRIDLLDGKTGERGPDGAYTSVEPADDAVRPDGGADIAETLHIGRLGVLDADYAPLVIDWRAPAAAPFYRATPVTPGRVVRRRVIRSKGRRVLGVEDDLLRPEIRATLDGEELPAVGDGALMAALGRARGHAMRDIVASIQAEQDEVIRAPAASVTEVEGGPGTGKTAVALHRAAYLLYRDRRRYAGGILVVSPTPLLVSYTEGVLPSLGEEGQVAIRALGSLVDGVEASAYDDQPVARVKGSARMVGVLRRAARGALELGEVPQRLRVVAFGSRVELGADELRAVRRQVLGGTAPVNLMRPRARRLLLDALWEKSGAARRHAHDPELAAEVRQGFDEDLDEETDFTDFLDAWWPELTPRRVLAALADEKRLARWARRMLRGGEVRLLARSLRRLGVDGTGPLSVHDVALLDELRQLLGPPAARPRRQEADPLDQLTGLEEVTTAADRSGPRRRRPDVEEERRDYAHVIVDEAQDLTPLQWRMVGRRGRHATWTVVGDPAQSSWTDTDEAAAARAEALGGRPRRRFELTVNYRNPAEIAELADRVLALAMPGSTPPEAVRSTGLTPRFVAAAGANGANGRDGAEGEEGEDRLGRTVRAEAERLLSEVDGTVGVVVAMGRRTQARQWLAGLGDRAVALGSLEAKGLEYDATVVVSPAEIAEGLSPREFAEGGPGAGGAGLRVLYVALTRATQRLTLVSGPRDLPDADGVPDLLRD; via the coding sequence ATGGGAGCGCAGGACACCGTGGACAGAGCAGACGGCCGGGCAGCGGACGCCGAGGGCGTGCGCGAACGGGAGACGCGTCGCGAGCAGACGCATCTGGACGCCGTGTACCGCCGTCTGGAGGAGAAGATCCACGAGGCCGAGTTCCTCATGGACGACGCCGCCAAGCGGGGGCAGGTCGGCACACCCGGCGCGCTCGCCGAACGCGACGCGCAGGTCTTCCGGGCCGGGATCCACCTCAACCGGCTGAACAGCGAGTTCGAGGACTTCCTCTTCGGCCGCATCGACCTGCTCGACGGCAAGACCGGCGAACGCGGCCCCGACGGCGCCTACACGTCCGTGGAGCCGGCCGACGACGCGGTGCGCCCGGACGGCGGCGCCGACATCGCCGAGACCCTGCACATCGGACGCCTGGGCGTGCTGGACGCCGACTACGCCCCGCTGGTCATCGACTGGCGGGCACCCGCCGCCGCCCCCTTCTACCGGGCCACTCCCGTGACCCCCGGCCGGGTGGTGCGCCGCCGCGTCATCCGCAGCAAGGGCCGCCGTGTGCTCGGCGTCGAAGACGACCTGCTGCGCCCGGAGATCCGCGCCACCCTGGACGGCGAGGAACTGCCCGCCGTCGGCGACGGCGCTCTGATGGCCGCTCTGGGCCGGGCCCGCGGTCACGCCATGCGGGACATCGTGGCGTCCATCCAGGCCGAGCAGGACGAGGTGATCCGCGCCCCCGCCGCCTCCGTCACCGAGGTCGAGGGCGGCCCCGGCACGGGCAAGACCGCCGTCGCCCTGCACCGCGCGGCCTACCTGCTCTACCGGGACCGGCGCCGGTACGCGGGCGGCATCCTGGTCGTCAGCCCGACCCCCCTGCTGGTGTCGTACACCGAAGGCGTGCTGCCCTCCCTCGGCGAGGAGGGGCAGGTCGCCATCCGCGCGCTGGGCTCGCTGGTCGACGGCGTCGAGGCGAGCGCGTACGACGACCAGCCGGTGGCCCGCGTCAAGGGCTCCGCCCGCATGGTCGGGGTGCTGCGTCGGGCCGCGCGGGGTGCCTTGGAGCTGGGCGAGGTCCCGCAGCGGCTGCGCGTGGTGGCGTTCGGCTCCCGCGTCGAGCTGGGCGCGGACGAACTGCGGGCCGTACGCCGCCAGGTGCTCGGTGGCACCGCGCCGGTGAACCTGATGCGGCCCCGGGCCCGGCGGCTGCTGCTCGATGCGCTGTGGGAGAAGTCCGGCGCCGCCCGCCGGCACGCCCACGATCCCGAACTCGCCGCCGAGGTGCGGCAGGGCTTCGACGAGGACCTCGACGAGGAGACGGACTTCACCGACTTCCTCGACGCCTGGTGGCCGGAACTGACCCCGCGCCGCGTGCTCGCGGCGCTGGCCGACGAGAAGCGGCTCGCCCGCTGGGCACGCCGGATGCTCCGCGGCGGCGAGGTGCGGCTGCTGGCCCGCTCGTTGCGCCGGCTGGGCGTGGACGGCACGGGGCCGCTGTCCGTGCACGACGTCGCGCTGCTGGACGAGCTGCGACAGCTCCTCGGTCCCCCCGCCGCCCGGCCGCGGAGGCAGGAGGCCGATCCGCTGGACCAGCTCACCGGGCTGGAGGAGGTGACCACCGCCGCCGACCGCAGCGGCCCGCGCCGGCGGCGGCCCGACGTGGAGGAGGAGCGCCGCGACTACGCCCACGTCATCGTCGACGAGGCGCAGGACCTGACGCCCCTGCAGTGGCGGATGGTGGGACGGCGCGGCCGCCACGCCACCTGGACCGTGGTCGGCGACCCGGCGCAGAGCTCCTGGACGGACACCGACGAGGCCGCCGCCGCGCGCGCCGAGGCGTTGGGCGGCCGTCCGCGCCGTCGTTTCGAACTCACCGTCAACTACCGCAACCCGGCGGAGATCGCCGAACTCGCCGACCGGGTGCTGGCGTTGGCTATGCCGGGCAGCACTCCGCCGGAGGCCGTGCGCAGCACGGGCCTCACCCCGCGCTTCGTCGCGGCCGCAGGCGCGAACGGCGCGAACGGCCGTGACGGTGCGGAGGGCGAGGAGGGGGAGGACCGGCTGGGCCGGACCGTACGGGCCGAGGCGGAGCGGCTGCTCTCGGAGGTGGACGGCACGGTCGGCGTGGTGGTCGCGATGGGGCGGCGCACCCAAGCACGGCAGTGGCTGGCCGGCCTGGGCGACCGGGCCGTGGCGTTGGGCAGTCTGGAGGCGAAGGGACTGGAGTACGACGCCACCGTGGTCGTCTCACCCGCCGAGATCGCGGAGGGCCTGTCCCCGCGCGAGTTCGCCGAGGGCGGCCCGGGCGCGGGCGGAGCGGGGCTGAGGGTGCTGTACGTCGCGCTCACGCGCGCGACGCAGCGACTCACCCTCGTTTCCGGCCCCCGCGACCTGCCCGACGCCGACGGGGTGCCGGACCTGCTGCGGGACTGA
- a CDS encoding anti-sigma factor encodes MTGDPLGTPDTPAPPPSPHTDVGAYALGLLTDAEASRFEDHLAGCTRCAEELEADLGLRPLLQEVASCASSGPVPSSGGVPGTGAQEAGGPLDRALAAAASERRRARRRRHALAGAVAAVLLAAGALGGVAVGPLAGDDDADRPPPTTAEAARAAFAQGEKFSDQDPSTSVEATVSLQERPWGTHVTLRIGNLTGPRACDLVAVGGDGGRQTVATWSVPGYGYGIEGTAYEEPLYVAGGAGLTPDRIDHFEVRTLEGEKLAAIRMETPAEGL; translated from the coding sequence ATGACGGGCGACCCTCTCGGCACGCCGGACACCCCCGCTCCGCCGCCGTCGCCGCACACCGACGTCGGGGCCTACGCCCTCGGCCTGCTCACGGACGCCGAGGCGTCCCGCTTCGAGGACCACCTCGCCGGGTGCACCCGGTGCGCCGAGGAGCTGGAGGCCGATCTGGGCCTGCGTCCCCTCCTCCAAGAGGTGGCCTCGTGCGCGTCTTCCGGGCCCGTGCCGTCCTCCGGAGGCGTTCCGGGGACCGGTGCGCAGGAGGCCGGGGGCCCGCTGGACCGGGCGCTCGCCGCCGCGGCCTCCGAACGGCGCCGCGCGCGGCGGCGCCGCCACGCCCTGGCGGGCGCCGTCGCGGCGGTCCTGCTCGCCGCCGGAGCACTCGGCGGCGTGGCCGTCGGCCCCCTCGCCGGTGACGACGACGCCGACCGGCCGCCGCCCACCACGGCCGAGGCGGCACGTGCCGCCTTCGCGCAGGGGGAGAAGTTCTCCGACCAGGACCCGTCCACCAGCGTCGAGGCCACGGTGTCGCTCCAGGAACGGCCCTGGGGCACCCACGTCACCCTCCGGATCGGGAACCTCACCGGCCCGCGCGCCTGCGACCTGGTGGCCGTCGGCGGGGACGGCGGCCGGCAGACGGTCGCGACCTGGTCGGTGCCGGGGTACGGCTACGGCATCGAGGGCACCGCGTACGAGGAGCCGCTGTACGTGGCCGGCGGCGCCGGTCTCACGCCCGACCGGATCGACCACTTCGAGGTTCGCACGCTGGAGGGCGAGAAGCTGGCCGCCATCCGGATGGAAACCCCCGCGGAGGGGCTGTGA
- a CDS encoding NAD-dependent malic enzyme, whose translation MATAPSVSYSMTVRLEVPAGGTAVSQLTTAVESSGGSVTGLDVTASGHERLRIDVTIAASSTAHADSIVQQLRGVEGVTLGKVSDRTFLMHLGGKIEMSSKHPIRNRDDLSMVYTPGVARVCTQIAENPEDARRLTIKRNSVAVVTDGSAVLGLGNIGPKAALPVMEGKAALFKTFAGIDAWPICLDTQDTDTIVEVVKAVAPGFAGINLEDISAPRCFEIEARLREALDIPVFHDDQHGTAIVVLASLHNALRVVGKNIEDVRVVMSGAGAAGTAILKLLLAAGVKHAVVADIHGVVHGGREDLVDAAPDSPLSWIARNTNPEGVTGTLKDAVVGSDVFIGVSAPDVLAGEDVATMADGAIVFALANPDPEIDPGEARRTAAVVATGRSDFPNQINNVLVFPGVFRGLLDAQSRTVNTEMMLAAARALADVVLEDELNANYIIPSVFNEKVSGAVAGAVRKAVRAAGESATQPATEAAGSSGE comes from the coding sequence ATGGCAACGGCGCCCAGCGTCTCGTACTCGATGACGGTCCGTCTGGAAGTCCCCGCGGGCGGGACCGCGGTCAGTCAGCTCACCACTGCCGTGGAGTCCTCCGGCGGCTCGGTCACCGGTCTGGACGTGACGGCCTCCGGCCACGAACGGCTCCGGATCGACGTCACCATCGCCGCCAGTTCCACCGCGCACGCGGACTCCATCGTCCAGCAGTTGCGCGGCGTCGAGGGCGTCACGCTCGGCAAGGTCTCCGACCGGACGTTCCTGATGCACCTCGGCGGCAAGATCGAGATGTCGTCGAAGCACCCGATTCGCAACCGCGACGACCTCTCCATGGTCTACACCCCGGGCGTCGCCCGCGTCTGCACGCAGATCGCGGAGAACCCCGAGGACGCCCGGCGGCTCACCATCAAGCGCAATTCGGTCGCCGTCGTCACCGACGGCTCCGCCGTCCTCGGTCTGGGCAACATCGGGCCCAAGGCCGCGCTTCCGGTGATGGAGGGCAAGGCCGCGCTGTTCAAGACGTTCGCCGGCATCGACGCCTGGCCGATCTGCCTGGACACGCAGGACACCGACACCATCGTCGAGGTGGTCAAGGCGGTCGCTCCCGGCTTCGCCGGCATCAACCTCGAGGACATCTCGGCGCCGCGCTGCTTCGAGATTGAGGCGCGGCTGCGCGAGGCCCTGGACATCCCCGTCTTCCACGACGACCAGCACGGCACCGCCATCGTCGTCCTCGCCTCGCTGCACAACGCGCTGCGCGTGGTCGGCAAGAACATCGAGGACGTGCGTGTCGTCATGTCCGGCGCCGGAGCGGCCGGTACGGCGATCCTCAAGCTCCTGCTGGCCGCCGGCGTCAAGCACGCGGTGGTCGCCGACATCCACGGCGTCGTGCACGGCGGACGCGAGGACCTGGTGGACGCCGCCCCCGACTCGCCGCTGAGCTGGATCGCCCGCAACACCAACCCCGAGGGCGTCACCGGCACCCTCAAGGACGCGGTGGTCGGCTCCGACGTGTTCATCGGCGTGTCCGCTCCCGACGTCCTGGCCGGTGAGGACGTCGCCACGATGGCCGACGGCGCGATCGTCTTCGCGCTCGCCAACCCCGACCCGGAGATCGACCCGGGCGAGGCGCGCCGTACCGCGGCGGTCGTCGCCACCGGACGCTCCGACTTCCCGAACCAGATCAACAACGTGCTGGTCTTCCCGGGCGTCTTCCGCGGCCTGCTCGACGCGCAGTCGCGTACGGTCAACACCGAGATGATGCTGGCGGCGGCGCGCGCGCTCGCCGACGTGGTGCTGGAGGACGAGCTCAACGCGAACTACATCATCCCCAGCGTCTTCAACGAGAAGGTCTCCGGAGCGGTGGCCGGCGCGGTCCGCAAGGCCGTCAGGGCCGCCGGGGAATCCGCGACGCAGCCGGCGACGGAGGCGGCCGGCTCGTCGGGGGAGTGA
- a CDS encoding GNAT family N-acetyltransferase, which yields MGAFLETERLVLRAFTADDADDLFALDDDPEVMRFLNGGRPADREAIRTRTMSRLLHVHPCTGTRGYWAAQEKGTGTFLGWFEFRPPTDDSPAVVELGYRLNRASWGRGYATEGARALIGKGFADLGVERVIANTMAVNARSRRVMEKCGLVFVRAFHGDWPDAIEGSEHGEVEYALTRTAWERAR from the coding sequence ATGGGCGCCTTCCTCGAGACCGAGCGGCTGGTGCTGCGCGCGTTCACCGCCGACGACGCCGACGACCTGTTCGCGCTCGACGACGACCCCGAGGTGATGCGGTTCCTCAACGGCGGCCGCCCCGCCGACCGGGAGGCGATCCGCACGCGCACGATGTCGCGGCTGCTGCACGTCCACCCCTGCACCGGGACGCGCGGCTACTGGGCCGCGCAGGAGAAGGGCACCGGCACGTTCCTCGGCTGGTTCGAGTTCCGCCCGCCGACCGACGACAGCCCCGCCGTGGTCGAGCTCGGCTACCGGCTGAACCGGGCGTCCTGGGGGCGCGGCTACGCCACCGAGGGGGCCCGTGCGCTCATCGGCAAGGGGTTCGCGGACCTCGGCGTCGAGCGCGTCATCGCCAACACCATGGCCGTCAACGCCCGCTCCCGGCGCGTGATGGAGAAGTGCGGCCTGGTCTTCGTCCGTGCCTTCCACGGGGACTGGCCGGACGCGATCGAGGGATCCGAGCACGGCGAGGTCGAGTACGCGCTCACCCGTACCGCGTGGGAGCGGGCCCGCTGA
- a CDS encoding extracellular solute-binding protein, producing the protein MRPSALRLLSRTAAVLGLAAALALTGCAPSTSSGGAEQGGDDRTGTLRVWLFREVDNAPKQRIVDDVVAGFEKQHGGVTVDVQYIPVDSRAEKMKGALNAPSSAPDVVEFGNTDTAGLVENGALLDVTDAFEGWGEAADTDPTARQSVTVQGRVYGAPLFVGVRALYYRTDVFDDLGLEPPATLDELADTARRIRQERPQMYGIAVGGSYTYGALPFVWAHGGEVAEKRGGAWTATIDDPAARKGVTAYTDLFGPGNCPPATCAQMGGNDTVEAFANGKAGMVIGGDFNREAVGNSEVAGSYDVVPLPGVREGEIAPAFAGGNNLGVMRGTGHRGLAVDLMRRLAGKETQERLFAEMGFLPTFTDTRQQVAAEEPFVEPFVRTLDAGAKFVPATPAWSAIDASQVLPTMFQRVVSGKQDVPGATGAAARTMDEAFAR; encoded by the coding sequence ATGAGACCGTCCGCACTCCGACTCCTCTCCCGGACGGCCGCCGTCCTCGGTCTGGCCGCCGCCCTGGCCCTCACCGGCTGCGCGCCGTCCACCTCGTCCGGCGGCGCGGAGCAGGGCGGCGACGACCGGACGGGCACGCTGCGCGTCTGGCTGTTCCGCGAGGTCGACAACGCGCCGAAGCAGCGGATCGTCGACGACGTCGTCGCCGGATTCGAGAAGCAGCACGGCGGCGTGACCGTCGACGTGCAGTACATCCCCGTCGACAGCCGCGCGGAGAAGATGAAGGGCGCCCTGAACGCCCCCTCCTCCGCTCCCGACGTCGTCGAGTTCGGCAACACCGACACCGCAGGCCTGGTCGAGAACGGCGCCCTCCTCGACGTCACCGACGCCTTCGAAGGGTGGGGCGAGGCCGCGGACACCGATCCCACCGCACGGCAGTCGGTCACCGTCCAGGGCCGCGTGTACGGCGCTCCGCTGTTCGTCGGCGTCCGCGCCCTGTACTACCGCACGGACGTGTTCGACGACCTCGGACTCGAACCGCCCGCCACCCTCGACGAACTCGCCGACACCGCACGACGGATACGGCAGGAGCGCCCGCAGATGTACGGCATCGCCGTCGGCGGCTCGTACACCTACGGCGCCCTGCCCTTCGTCTGGGCGCACGGCGGCGAGGTCGCCGAGAAGCGCGGCGGCGCGTGGACGGCGACGATCGACGACCCGGCCGCACGCAAGGGCGTCACCGCGTACACCGACCTCTTCGGCCCCGGCAACTGCCCGCCCGCCACCTGCGCGCAGATGGGCGGCAACGACACGGTCGAAGCCTTCGCCAACGGCAAGGCCGGCATGGTGATCGGCGGCGACTTCAACCGCGAGGCCGTCGGGAACAGCGAGGTCGCCGGCAGCTACGACGTGGTGCCGCTGCCCGGTGTCCGGGAGGGCGAGATCGCGCCCGCCTTCGCCGGCGGCAACAATCTCGGCGTCATGCGCGGCACCGGCCACCGCGGTCTGGCCGTCGACCTGATGCGGCGGCTGGCGGGCAAGGAGACGCAGGAGCGGCTGTTCGCCGAGATGGGCTTCCTGCCGACCTTCACCGACACCCGGCAGCAGGTCGCCGCCGAGGAGCCGTTCGTCGAGCCCTTCGTGCGGACGCTGGACGCCGGCGCGAAGTTCGTGCCCGCCACGCCCGCGTGGTCGGCGATTGATGCGAGCCAGGTGCTGCCCACCATGTTCCAGCGTGTCGTCAGCGGCAAGCAGGACGTGCCCGGGGCCACCGGGGCCGCCGCGCGCACGATGGACGAGGCCTTCGCGCGGTGA